The following proteins come from a genomic window of Nicotiana tomentosiformis chromosome 12, ASM39032v3, whole genome shotgun sequence:
- the LOC104094391 gene encoding late blight resistance protein R1-A-like isoform X2: MEDVNIDESAPTPRPTTQVTEEEPVGLEDDAEEIIKLLTRGIRERDIVSIFGMPGLGKTTLAKKIFKDSSIVSHFDIRAWLTISQSYDVRELLRNIYKQVAGVKYNGDKESDLADMLRKCLMGKRYLIVLDDVWEVEAWDELRLCFPIGKQGSRIMLTTRLKHVAMEVKNCTDSYSPRFLTREASWKLLEKKAFQKETCPPEFQDVGVQIAEYCKGLPLTVVLIGGILAKKERNVSEWCEVANNLKSHFGAVESESNLAIQLSYCYLPDHLRRCLLTMGVFREDEKFGASKLMLLWMAEGLVQCSDDRGLEEVAEGYLIDIISSSLLMVSKTTFDGKVKYLQIHDLVRDFVLNKAKEEKFMQVIGTHNQYQPSYDEEHRVCIHLDHKLRHDLERFNNKVDRFLTSGSKKGTSFGQDLKSFFVTNNADDFLAYKDFWNSESSFHGTVSKEYLSRSYHFSSVGDLRLLRVLDFKNCIPGNYTNIVDILQSLVYLRYLGMCFEKFFFEWVSHMCDLETLLVDTERVVEGTPHIWKMTKLKHVDLATRLPREIFAVSEEGPSKLENLRAFKGMCLSREDIELIERFPNLQKLLLVITDDIDEANSLVLKLDVLTQLQSLVLGSMCDITKYYLPSSLKELIFRQVNIQASATSTIAALPNLQRLIFEGCRFEQEEWDVRDMEFPVLKILKFRSIHLREWHVSESSSFPMLESLVLRSVELLEKIPDSFVDIGTLTSLKVIYCDDNLKASALEIKEEVEETTGCDNLKVYIFPHYSREQKEKEEEYEEEEKTEEVEEEVEAAAAEVEVAAVAEVEAEKKEDEEEEDDKVTELLASSFKTFNLGCSSSSSSSGGSRSRRKTEGRRRGSNIKSRSRKERR, encoded by the exons ATGGAGGATGTCAACATTGATGAGAGTGCTCCAACTCCTAGACCAACTACTCAAGTAACTGAAGAGGAACCTGTGGGGCTTGAGGATGATGCTGAGGAGATAATTAAGCTACTGACCAGAGGAATAAGGGAACGGGATATTGTCTCGATTTTTGGCATGCCTGGTCTCGGAAAGACCACTTTGGCaaaaaaaatattcaaagatTCTTCTATTGTTTCTCACTTTGATATTCGAGCTTGGCTTACAATTTCGCAATCATATGATGTGAGAGAGCTGTTGAGGAATATCTATAAGCAAGTGGCAGGTGTTAAGTACAATGGAGATAAGGAGAGTGACCTAGCCGATATGTTGCGCAAGTGTTTAATGGGCAAAAGATATCTCATTGTCTTGGATGATGTATGGGAAGTCGAGGCATGGGATGAGTTAAGATTATGTTTTCCAATTGGTAAACAAGGAAGCAGAATCATGTTAACAACTCGACTTAAACATGTGGCAATGGAAGTCAAGAACTGTACCGATTCTTATTCCCCTCGATTCCTAACCAGGGAAGCGAGCTGGAAATTGTTGGAGAAAAAAGCATTTCAAAAGGAAACTTGCCCTCCTGAATTCCAGGATGTTGGGGTACAAATTGCTGAATATTGTAAAGGACTGCCTCTTACAGTTGTTTTGATTGGTGGAATTCTGGCAAAGAAAGAAAGGAATGTCTCAGAGTGGTGTGAAGTTGCAAACAATTTAAAGTCTCATTTTGGAGCAGTTGAAAGTGAGAGCAACTTGGCAATACAATTAAGTTACTGCTATTTACCAGATCATTTGAGACGTTGCCTTCTAACTATGGGAGTATTTAGGGAGGATGAAAAATTTGGAGCATCTAAATTGATGTTACTCTGGATGGCCGAAGGCCTCGTTCAATGTAGTGATGACAGAGGATTGGAGGAGGTAGCTGAAGGTTACTTGATCGATATAATTTCTAGTAGCCTACTAATGGTTTCAAAGACGACCTTTGATGGCAAGGTGAAGTACTTGCAAATTCATGATCTAGTGCGTGACTTTGTCTTAAACAAAGCTAAAGAAGAAAAGTTCATGCAAGTTATAGGGACACATAACCAATATCAACCTTCATATGATGAGGAACATCGAGTGTGCATTCACCTCGACCATAAGCTTCGTCATGATTTGGAGAGATTCAACAACAAAGTAGATAGATTCCTCACGAGCGGCTCCAAAAAAGGAACATCTTTTGGACAAGATCTTAAATCGTTCTTTGTTACTAATAACGCGGATGATTTTCTTGCTTATAAAGATTTTTGGAATAGTGAGTCTAGTTTTCACGGTACTGTTTCTAAAGAGTATTTATCTCGTTCCTATCATTTCTCGTCAGTTGGAGACTTAAGACTTCTTAGAGTGTTGGATTTCAAGAACTGCATTCCAGGGAATTATACGAATATAGTTGATATACTGCAATCACTAGTTTACCTGAGATACCTGGGAATGTGTTTCGAAAAGTTTTTTTTCGAGTGGGTATCACACATGTGCGACCTAGAAACTTTACTGGTGGATACTGAGAGAGTAGTAGAAGGGACACCTCATATTTGGAAGATGACGAAACTAAAGCATGTAGACCTAGCAACACGCTTACCTCGTGAGATATTTGCAGTTTCTGAAGAAGGTCCGTCTAAGTTGGAGAATTTAAGGGCATTTAAAGGCATGTGTTTATCTCGTGAGGATATAGAGTTAATTGAGAGGTTTCCCAATCTTCAAAAGCTTCTCCTCGTAATAACTGATGATATTGATGAAGCTAACTCTCTCGTTCTGAAATTGGATGTTCTTACACAGCTTCAATCCCTCGTGCTTGGTTCGATGTGTGATATCACCAAGTATTATTTACCTTCAAGTCTCAAAGAGCTGATCTTCCGCCAAGTTAATATACAAGCAAGTGCAACTTCCACAATCGCTGCGTTACCCAACCTTCAAAGACTGATATTTGAAGGGTGTAGATTCGAGCAAGAGGAGTGGGACGTGAGAGATATGGAGTTCCCGGTACTCAAAATCTTAAAATTTCGAAGCATTCATCTTAGGGAATGGCATGTCTCAGAATCATCATCATTTCCCATGCTTGAGAGTTTAGTGCTAAGATCTGTTGAATTGCTTGAGAAGATTCCCGACAGTTTTGTGGATATTGGAACGCTTACATCACTCAAGGTGATCTATTGTGATGATAATCTCAAGGCTTCAGCTTTGGAGATTAAGGAAGAAGTAGAAGAAACTACAGGATGTGACAACCTCAAGGTCTATATTTTTCCACATTACTCTCG ggaacaaaaagaaaaagaagaggaatATGAAGAGGAAGAGAAAACggaagaagtagaagaagaagTAGAAGCAGCAGCGGCAGAAGTAGAAGTAGCAGCAGTGGCAGAAGTAGAAGCAGAAAAGAAAGAGGATGAGGAGGAGGAAGATGACAAAGTTACAGAACTTTTAGCGTCATCATTTAAGACTTTCAATCTTGgttgcagcagcagcagcagcagtagcGGCGGAAGTAGAAGCAGAAGAAAAACAGAAGGTAGAAGAAGAGGCAGCAACATCAAAAGTCGAAGCAGAAAagaaagaagatga
- the LOC104094391 gene encoding late blight resistance protein R1-A-like isoform X1 translates to MHEYRVNESRVERKDGNIWRIKLIRMEDVNIDESAPTPRPTTQVTEEEPVGLEDDAEEIIKLLTRGIRERDIVSIFGMPGLGKTTLAKKIFKDSSIVSHFDIRAWLTISQSYDVRELLRNIYKQVAGVKYNGDKESDLADMLRKCLMGKRYLIVLDDVWEVEAWDELRLCFPIGKQGSRIMLTTRLKHVAMEVKNCTDSYSPRFLTREASWKLLEKKAFQKETCPPEFQDVGVQIAEYCKGLPLTVVLIGGILAKKERNVSEWCEVANNLKSHFGAVESESNLAIQLSYCYLPDHLRRCLLTMGVFREDEKFGASKLMLLWMAEGLVQCSDDRGLEEVAEGYLIDIISSSLLMVSKTTFDGKVKYLQIHDLVRDFVLNKAKEEKFMQVIGTHNQYQPSYDEEHRVCIHLDHKLRHDLERFNNKVDRFLTSGSKKGTSFGQDLKSFFVTNNADDFLAYKDFWNSESSFHGTVSKEYLSRSYHFSSVGDLRLLRVLDFKNCIPGNYTNIVDILQSLVYLRYLGMCFEKFFFEWVSHMCDLETLLVDTERVVEGTPHIWKMTKLKHVDLATRLPREIFAVSEEGPSKLENLRAFKGMCLSREDIELIERFPNLQKLLLVITDDIDEANSLVLKLDVLTQLQSLVLGSMCDITKYYLPSSLKELIFRQVNIQASATSTIAALPNLQRLIFEGCRFEQEEWDVRDMEFPVLKILKFRSIHLREWHVSESSSFPMLESLVLRSVELLEKIPDSFVDIGTLTSLKVIYCDDNLKASALEIKEEVEETTGCDNLKVYIFPHYSREQKEKEEEYEEEEKTEEVEEEVEAAAAEVEVAAVAEVEAEKKEDEEEEDDKVTELLASSFKTFNLGCSSSSSSSGGSRSRRKTEGRRRGSNIKSRSRKERR, encoded by the exons ATGCACGAATATAGAGTGAATGAATCTCGTGTTGAGAGAAAAGATGGAAATATCTGGCGG ATCAAGCTAATTAGGATGGAGGATGTCAACATTGATGAGAGTGCTCCAACTCCTAGACCAACTACTCAAGTAACTGAAGAGGAACCTGTGGGGCTTGAGGATGATGCTGAGGAGATAATTAAGCTACTGACCAGAGGAATAAGGGAACGGGATATTGTCTCGATTTTTGGCATGCCTGGTCTCGGAAAGACCACTTTGGCaaaaaaaatattcaaagatTCTTCTATTGTTTCTCACTTTGATATTCGAGCTTGGCTTACAATTTCGCAATCATATGATGTGAGAGAGCTGTTGAGGAATATCTATAAGCAAGTGGCAGGTGTTAAGTACAATGGAGATAAGGAGAGTGACCTAGCCGATATGTTGCGCAAGTGTTTAATGGGCAAAAGATATCTCATTGTCTTGGATGATGTATGGGAAGTCGAGGCATGGGATGAGTTAAGATTATGTTTTCCAATTGGTAAACAAGGAAGCAGAATCATGTTAACAACTCGACTTAAACATGTGGCAATGGAAGTCAAGAACTGTACCGATTCTTATTCCCCTCGATTCCTAACCAGGGAAGCGAGCTGGAAATTGTTGGAGAAAAAAGCATTTCAAAAGGAAACTTGCCCTCCTGAATTCCAGGATGTTGGGGTACAAATTGCTGAATATTGTAAAGGACTGCCTCTTACAGTTGTTTTGATTGGTGGAATTCTGGCAAAGAAAGAAAGGAATGTCTCAGAGTGGTGTGAAGTTGCAAACAATTTAAAGTCTCATTTTGGAGCAGTTGAAAGTGAGAGCAACTTGGCAATACAATTAAGTTACTGCTATTTACCAGATCATTTGAGACGTTGCCTTCTAACTATGGGAGTATTTAGGGAGGATGAAAAATTTGGAGCATCTAAATTGATGTTACTCTGGATGGCCGAAGGCCTCGTTCAATGTAGTGATGACAGAGGATTGGAGGAGGTAGCTGAAGGTTACTTGATCGATATAATTTCTAGTAGCCTACTAATGGTTTCAAAGACGACCTTTGATGGCAAGGTGAAGTACTTGCAAATTCATGATCTAGTGCGTGACTTTGTCTTAAACAAAGCTAAAGAAGAAAAGTTCATGCAAGTTATAGGGACACATAACCAATATCAACCTTCATATGATGAGGAACATCGAGTGTGCATTCACCTCGACCATAAGCTTCGTCATGATTTGGAGAGATTCAACAACAAAGTAGATAGATTCCTCACGAGCGGCTCCAAAAAAGGAACATCTTTTGGACAAGATCTTAAATCGTTCTTTGTTACTAATAACGCGGATGATTTTCTTGCTTATAAAGATTTTTGGAATAGTGAGTCTAGTTTTCACGGTACTGTTTCTAAAGAGTATTTATCTCGTTCCTATCATTTCTCGTCAGTTGGAGACTTAAGACTTCTTAGAGTGTTGGATTTCAAGAACTGCATTCCAGGGAATTATACGAATATAGTTGATATACTGCAATCACTAGTTTACCTGAGATACCTGGGAATGTGTTTCGAAAAGTTTTTTTTCGAGTGGGTATCACACATGTGCGACCTAGAAACTTTACTGGTGGATACTGAGAGAGTAGTAGAAGGGACACCTCATATTTGGAAGATGACGAAACTAAAGCATGTAGACCTAGCAACACGCTTACCTCGTGAGATATTTGCAGTTTCTGAAGAAGGTCCGTCTAAGTTGGAGAATTTAAGGGCATTTAAAGGCATGTGTTTATCTCGTGAGGATATAGAGTTAATTGAGAGGTTTCCCAATCTTCAAAAGCTTCTCCTCGTAATAACTGATGATATTGATGAAGCTAACTCTCTCGTTCTGAAATTGGATGTTCTTACACAGCTTCAATCCCTCGTGCTTGGTTCGATGTGTGATATCACCAAGTATTATTTACCTTCAAGTCTCAAAGAGCTGATCTTCCGCCAAGTTAATATACAAGCAAGTGCAACTTCCACAATCGCTGCGTTACCCAACCTTCAAAGACTGATATTTGAAGGGTGTAGATTCGAGCAAGAGGAGTGGGACGTGAGAGATATGGAGTTCCCGGTACTCAAAATCTTAAAATTTCGAAGCATTCATCTTAGGGAATGGCATGTCTCAGAATCATCATCATTTCCCATGCTTGAGAGTTTAGTGCTAAGATCTGTTGAATTGCTTGAGAAGATTCCCGACAGTTTTGTGGATATTGGAACGCTTACATCACTCAAGGTGATCTATTGTGATGATAATCTCAAGGCTTCAGCTTTGGAGATTAAGGAAGAAGTAGAAGAAACTACAGGATGTGACAACCTCAAGGTCTATATTTTTCCACATTACTCTCG ggaacaaaaagaaaaagaagaggaatATGAAGAGGAAGAGAAAACggaagaagtagaagaagaagTAGAAGCAGCAGCGGCAGAAGTAGAAGTAGCAGCAGTGGCAGAAGTAGAAGCAGAAAAGAAAGAGGATGAGGAGGAGGAAGATGACAAAGTTACAGAACTTTTAGCGTCATCATTTAAGACTTTCAATCTTGgttgcagcagcagcagcagcagtagcGGCGGAAGTAGAAGCAGAAGAAAAACAGAAGGTAGAAGAAGAGGCAGCAACATCAAAAGTCGAAGCAGAAAagaaagaagatga